The Panicum virgatum strain AP13 chromosome 5K, P.virgatum_v5, whole genome shotgun sequence genome has a window encoding:
- the LOC120709579 gene encoding atherin-like, protein MDVAHQLVHGSENKNVPEKARGKSTGEPQVRSGMPIFVPREERNARPRNSPGRPAFPASLAYPDRLCEPAHAAAVSMAAPGKEDWALRRGDSPGFQILVPRPRPEHDARPPGRPAIPSAVAAPPAYPGGPAQRPTPTTTPVASGVGASSKGATTDSEEEDQPPAGAVAKGEGEANAAAGHRSPPPGGAAGGNGGSAAPPAALENLPSVVARQAIPNTPAVDARPSPPAAARPPPSTSAARDNDRRKETTFCERLLSCFNRCS, encoded by the exons ATGGATGTTGCACATCAACTTGTGCACGGAAGCGAGAACAAGAATGTGCCTGAGAAGGCAAGGGGTAAAAGTACCGGAGAGCCGCAGGTACGAAGCGGAATGCCGATTTTTGTGCCACGTGAAGAACGTAATGCAAGACCACGGAACAGTCCTGGTCGCCCTGCTTTTCCAGCTTCACTTGCATACCCCGACCGGCTGTGTGAGCCGGCGCATGCCGCCGCTGTATCTATGGCTGCACCTGGTAAAGAAG ACTGGGCCCTTCGTCGTGGCGACTCGCCTGGCTTTCAGATTTTAGTGCCACGGCCACGTCCAGAACATGATGCAAGGCCGCCAGGCCGCCCCGCTATTCCTTCTGCGGTTGCAGCTCCACCTGCATACCCCGGCGGCCCAGCTCAGaggccgacgccgacgacgacaCCAGTGGCCAGTGGTGTCGGCGCCAGCAGCAAAGGCGCCACGACggacagcgaggaggaggatcAGCCGCCTGCTGGAGCGGTAGCAAAAGGGGAGGGAGAGGCCAACGCGGCCGCAGGTCATCGGAGCCCGCCGCCGGGTGGTGCCGCTGGAGGAAACGGTGGTAGCGCCGCACCACCAGCAGCGCTCGAGAATCTGCCATCCGTAGTGGCAAGACAGGCCATCCCCAACACTCCTGCAGTGGATGCAAGGCCTAGCCCACCAGCGGCCGCACGGCCACCGCCAAGCACATCAGCGGCAAGGGATAATGATCGGCGCAAGGAAACGACTTTCTGCGAGCGCCTGCTTTCTTGCTTCAACCGTTGCTCCTAA
- the LOC120709580 gene encoding UPF0587 protein F46B6.12-like: MVYYALLVGAELDGLTNLQPSRGCDDPNFPYQLKLKCENCGEVTAKATYVTLSEQVDLPKGHGTAHLVQKCKLCGRDGTIVMIPGQGTPLTIEQSQKGEKTCLMVFDCRGYEPVEFSFGAGWKAESVHGTPFDIDCSEGEFSEYDEKGECPVELSNLQSAFKVVKKHERGGKTRFI, encoded by the exons ATGGTGTACTACGCGCTGTTGGTGGGCGCGGAGCTGGACGGCCTCACCAACCTGCAGCCCAGCCGCGGCTGCGACGACCCCAACTTCCCCTACCAACTCAAG CTCAAGTGCGAGAACTGCGGGGAGGTCACCGCCAAGGCCACTTACGTGACCCTCAGCGAGCAAGTCGACCTGCCCAAAGGACACGGCACCGCCCACCTCGTCCAGAAG TGCAAGCTATGCGGGAGAGATGGAACGATTGTGATGATTCCTGGTCAGGGGACACCACTAACTATTGAGCAGAGCCAGAAAGGAGAAAAGACTTGTTTGATGGTCTTTGACTGCAGAGGCTATGAACCTGTTGAGTTTTCCTTTGGTGCTGGCTGGAAGGCTGAATCT GTGCATGGAACTCCTTTTGACATTGACTGCTCTGAAGGTGAATTTTCTGAGTATGATGAGAAGGGAGAATGCCCCGTCGAGTTAAGCAATCTTCAGTCAGCATTCAAAGTG GTGAAGAAGCATGAGAGGGGTGGGAAGACTAGATTCATCTAG